From Antricoccus suffuscus, a single genomic window includes:
- a CDS encoding SRPBCC family protein, with product MTTERFEVQRMIAASPEAIFAILSDPQGHVAIDSSGMLQSADGERVAGVGGEFVVHMDREALNDRPMGKYDVTVIITEFEANTHIEWTISGTIQPPIEHLYGYRLEPRGSETLVTSYYDWSKISPQYRDSIHFPIIPESALRATLGILARTVEASE from the coding sequence ATGACAACAGAACGCTTTGAGGTTCAACGGATGATTGCGGCGTCACCCGAGGCGATCTTCGCGATACTGAGCGACCCACAAGGACACGTGGCGATCGACAGTTCCGGGATGCTGCAGTCCGCCGACGGCGAGCGTGTTGCGGGGGTCGGTGGCGAGTTCGTCGTACATATGGACCGCGAGGCCCTCAATGACCGTCCGATGGGCAAGTACGACGTCACGGTGATCATCACCGAGTTCGAGGCCAACACCCACATCGAATGGACGATCTCGGGAACGATCCAGCCGCCCATCGAGCACCTCTATGGCTACCGGCTCGAGCCCCGCGGGTCCGAAACCCTCGTCACGTCGTATTACGACTGGAGCAAGATCAGTCCGCAATACCGGGACAGCATCCACTTCCCGATCATTCCCGAGTCAGCACTTCGGGCGACGTTAGGGATACTCGCCCGCACCGTCGAGGCGTCAGAGTAG
- a CDS encoding 3-hydroxyacyl-CoA dehydrogenase NAD-binding domain-containing protein, producing MTAPSDVFLPPVAPSDVQRITCVGAGVIGGGWVAHFLARGYDVTAWDPGADAARRLRQIVDAAWPALTNLGLAPGASRDRLHIVDDLADALADAQFVQESAPEDLDVKIDLLARIDALTPQGVVISSSTSGYSMSEMQVSAANPGRLVVGHPFNPPYLIPLVEVVGGTRTHSGAVAWASEFFTLVGKSVITMEREVPGFIANRLQEALWREALHMVAEGEATVEQIDTAITDGPGLRWPFHGPCMTFHLAGGEGGMAHMLDHFGPSLKAPWTRLEAPELTPELRDAMVAGCETEADGRTNVELIAERDAKMIAIMQAMQDVSRRE from the coding sequence ATGACGGCGCCTTCCGACGTATTCCTTCCTCCGGTCGCGCCCTCCGACGTACAGCGGATCACCTGCGTCGGCGCGGGCGTCATCGGCGGCGGATGGGTCGCGCATTTTTTGGCTCGAGGGTACGACGTAACCGCGTGGGACCCCGGCGCCGATGCCGCCCGGCGCTTGCGCCAGATCGTCGACGCGGCGTGGCCAGCGCTGACCAACCTCGGCCTCGCGCCAGGCGCGAGCAGAGATCGTCTGCACATCGTTGATGACTTGGCCGACGCTCTCGCCGACGCACAGTTCGTCCAGGAGAGTGCGCCCGAGGATCTCGACGTCAAGATCGACCTATTGGCGCGGATCGACGCCCTGACGCCCCAAGGCGTGGTTATCTCCTCCTCCACGTCGGGCTACAGCATGAGCGAGATGCAGGTCTCGGCGGCGAACCCAGGTCGGCTAGTGGTCGGCCATCCGTTCAACCCGCCGTACCTCATCCCGCTCGTCGAAGTTGTCGGCGGAACCCGGACCCATTCCGGAGCAGTAGCGTGGGCGTCGGAGTTCTTCACCCTCGTGGGCAAGTCGGTCATCACGATGGAGCGCGAGGTGCCCGGGTTCATCGCGAACCGGTTGCAGGAGGCCCTGTGGCGCGAAGCCTTGCACATGGTCGCGGAAGGTGAGGCGACCGTCGAGCAGATCGACACCGCGATCACCGACGGCCCCGGGCTTCGATGGCCATTTCACGGCCCGTGCATGACGTTCCATCTCGCCGGGGGTGAAGGCGGCATGGCACATATGCTTGATCATTTCGGGCCGTCGCTGAAGGCGCCATGGACCAGACTGGAGGCACCTGAGCTCACACCAGAACTGCGTGACGCCATGGTCGCCGGATGCGAGACGGAGGCAGACGGGCGGACCAACGTTGAGCTCATCGCCGAACGCGATGCCAAGATGATCGCAATCATGCAAGCCATGCAGGACGTCTCGCGTCGGGAGTAA
- a CDS encoding 3-keto-5-aminohexanoate cleavage protein: MINRNVIITCAVTGAGDTVGKSKHVPVTPEQIANDAIAAARAGAAVVHIHVRDPQTGKGSRELNLYREVVARVRASDVDFVLNLTAGMGGDLVLDPGDPFKAVDGTDLVNGLERLPHVEDLLPDICTLDCGTLNFGEGSQLYISTPDMLRTGAARIQELGVKPEMEIFDTGHLWFATKMVEEGLIDPPPLFQLCMDIPYGAPADPLQLQAMVNRLPPGSQWAAFALGRMQMPWVAQAILLGGHVRVGLEDNLYLDKGVKATNAQLVERAVALIGNLGCKVATPDEARQMLELKPR; this comes from the coding sequence TTGATTAATCGGAACGTCATCATCACCTGCGCGGTCACCGGCGCGGGCGACACGGTCGGCAAGAGTAAACACGTGCCGGTAACACCCGAGCAGATTGCCAACGACGCGATCGCTGCGGCGCGGGCGGGCGCGGCCGTGGTGCATATTCACGTGCGCGACCCACAGACCGGTAAGGGCTCGCGTGAGCTCAACCTCTATCGTGAGGTCGTCGCGCGAGTCCGAGCCTCTGATGTGGACTTCGTACTCAACCTCACTGCGGGAATGGGTGGCGACCTTGTGCTCGATCCCGGGGACCCGTTCAAGGCCGTCGACGGCACCGACCTGGTCAATGGACTAGAACGGTTGCCACATGTCGAAGATCTCCTGCCGGATATCTGCACCCTTGACTGCGGCACGCTGAACTTCGGCGAAGGAAGCCAGCTATATATCAGCACCCCCGACATGCTCCGCACCGGAGCCGCGCGGATCCAGGAGCTCGGGGTCAAGCCAGAGATGGAGATCTTCGATACCGGACATCTGTGGTTTGCCACGAAGATGGTCGAAGAGGGTCTGATTGATCCGCCGCCGCTTTTCCAGCTGTGTATGGATATCCCATACGGTGCCCCCGCAGACCCCCTGCAGTTGCAGGCGATGGTCAACCGGCTTCCCCCCGGCTCGCAGTGGGCCGCGTTCGCGTTGGGCCGGATGCAGATGCCTTGGGTCGCACAGGCGATCCTGCTCGGTGGCCACGTGCGAGTGGGCCTGGAAGACAACCTCTACCTCGATAAAGGCGTCAAGGCTACGAACGCACAACTAGTTGAGCGCGCGGTGGCCCTGATCGGCAATCTCGGCTGCAAGGTCGCCACTCCGGATGAAGCCCGCCAGATGCTGGAGTTGAAGCCACGATGA
- a CDS encoding TetR/AcrR family transcriptional regulator, with product MQEASAAPGRRIRSALAERSTSQLQLASAIGLDPTKLSKSLSGRRRFEAMELKRIADCLGVSLDWLAGGDEPALAMPEVTAPPERAALSDQLYSGPKGDTRQRIIEAAWPLIAERGLHSVRVSDVAERCGVSSAAVHYHFRNRQEMLEESLRVSVRDAYDRQVAELESISDPLERLLHLLELQMPLSEPMLREWSIWLQVWSEAALNPRMRDVHAAAYERWQSTVRGVIEFGQQQGTFRRSDAALLALKVTAMVDGLGIQLVAGNAQHTAEGMREVLRDFVQTELVTPI from the coding sequence GTGCAGGAAGCAAGTGCAGCGCCCGGGCGGCGCATTCGATCGGCATTGGCCGAGCGTTCGACGAGCCAACTTCAGTTGGCATCTGCCATCGGACTGGACCCCACAAAGCTGTCCAAATCGCTGTCCGGGCGGCGGCGTTTCGAGGCTATGGAACTCAAGCGGATCGCCGACTGCCTCGGGGTGTCTCTCGACTGGCTCGCAGGCGGGGACGAGCCAGCGCTAGCTATGCCGGAAGTGACCGCTCCCCCAGAAAGGGCCGCCCTGTCGGACCAGCTGTACTCGGGGCCGAAGGGCGACACTCGGCAGCGCATCATCGAGGCCGCGTGGCCGCTCATCGCCGAACGGGGCCTGCATTCGGTGCGCGTGAGCGACGTGGCCGAACGATGTGGCGTCAGCTCGGCCGCCGTGCACTACCACTTTAGAAACCGCCAGGAGATGCTCGAGGAATCCTTGCGAGTATCGGTCCGCGACGCCTACGACAGGCAGGTCGCCGAGCTGGAGTCGATCAGCGATCCGCTCGAACGGCTCCTGCACCTGCTGGAATTGCAGATGCCGTTGTCCGAACCGATGCTGCGCGAATGGTCGATCTGGCTGCAGGTCTGGTCCGAGGCCGCACTCAACCCGCGAATGCGTGATGTCCATGCCGCGGCGTACGAACGGTGGCAGAGCACGGTGCGAGGCGTCATCGAGTTTGGCCAACAGCAGGGCACGTTTCGGCGATCCGACGCCGCGTTACTCGCGTTGAAGGTCACCGCAATGGTCGACGGCCTGGGGATTCAGCTTGTCGCTGGAAACGCCCAACACACAGCAGAGGGCATGCGCGAGGTGCTGCGGGACTTCGTACAGACCGAACTAGTCACACCAATCTAA
- a CDS encoding ABC transporter substrate-binding protein, translating to MTLGNFRRRRSRRAIATLGAALIAVTALTSCSSDSGNSDAESGTPVSGGSLTVGVVGGSAKDSLDAHKAVTHPDEARVIQLYDRLLEMNTNLEPEPALATSVTSNADATIWTVKLRDGIKFSDGRPITVDDVIATYLRISDPDNPTNGTASMKTLDRDGFVKVDDRTLEIHFTAPKVNFKEEVAGYSSGIVPADYDPKNPVSSGPYMLKSFTPGEQSTFERNPNYWRDGQPYLDDVTIVDFPDDTARVNALLSGQVDAVDQVPLGQVKVLKQNPQMKILESKTSGFTPFTMRVDQAPFNDPKVREAFRLIVNRQQMVDQVLAGHGEIGNDMYSRFDECYPSDIPQRKQDIKKAKQLLKEAGQENLEVDLVTSPVAAGFVEAAQVFSQQAKKAGVTINVKKVDPGVFYGDQYLQWTFSQDFYFTHGYLSQIQAGSMPDAPYNETHWADPEWVTTAEQALTTVDKGKRCELIKQAQKIEYDRGGYIVWGFPNAIDAYATKVHGLTPDKSGIPLTGYRFRQVWVSE from the coding sequence GTGACTTTGGGAAACTTCAGGCGGCGCCGATCACGGCGCGCGATAGCGACACTTGGCGCGGCGCTGATAGCGGTCACCGCGCTCACGAGTTGCTCGTCGGACTCCGGTAATTCCGATGCCGAATCCGGTACGCCGGTCTCAGGTGGCTCTCTGACTGTCGGAGTGGTCGGTGGCTCGGCTAAGGACTCACTTGACGCCCACAAGGCTGTGACCCATCCGGACGAAGCGCGTGTTATTCAGCTCTACGACCGCCTCCTTGAGATGAACACGAACCTTGAGCCGGAGCCCGCCCTGGCCACCAGTGTCACCTCCAACGCGGATGCCACCATTTGGACCGTCAAGCTGCGCGACGGCATCAAGTTCAGCGACGGTCGACCGATCACGGTGGACGACGTCATCGCGACGTACCTGCGCATCAGTGATCCGGACAATCCCACCAACGGGACAGCCTCGATGAAGACCCTCGATCGCGATGGCTTCGTCAAGGTCGATGACCGGACACTGGAGATCCACTTCACCGCGCCGAAGGTCAACTTCAAGGAGGAAGTCGCGGGCTATTCCTCCGGTATCGTCCCTGCCGACTACGACCCGAAAAACCCGGTGAGCTCGGGTCCTTACATGCTCAAGAGCTTCACGCCGGGCGAGCAGAGCACTTTCGAGCGCAATCCGAACTACTGGCGCGACGGGCAGCCGTATCTCGACGACGTCACCATCGTGGATTTCCCAGATGACACCGCTCGGGTCAACGCATTGCTGAGCGGCCAGGTCGACGCCGTCGACCAGGTCCCGCTCGGCCAGGTCAAGGTCCTGAAGCAGAACCCGCAGATGAAAATCCTTGAGAGCAAGACCTCCGGATTCACTCCGTTCACCATGCGCGTGGACCAGGCTCCGTTCAATGATCCAAAGGTCCGCGAGGCTTTCCGGTTGATCGTGAACCGCCAGCAGATGGTGGATCAAGTCCTGGCCGGGCACGGCGAGATCGGCAACGATATGTACTCGCGATTCGACGAGTGCTATCCCAGCGATATCCCGCAGCGTAAGCAAGACATCAAGAAGGCAAAGCAACTGCTCAAGGAAGCCGGACAGGAGAACCTTGAGGTGGACCTGGTGACCTCACCGGTCGCGGCCGGATTCGTCGAAGCGGCACAGGTCTTCTCGCAGCAGGCAAAGAAGGCGGGCGTCACCATCAACGTCAAGAAGGTCGACCCCGGCGTATTCTACGGCGACCAGTACCTGCAATGGACCTTCAGCCAGGACTTCTACTTCACGCATGGCTACCTCTCACAGATCCAGGCGGGCTCGATGCCGGATGCGCCGTACAACGAGACGCACTGGGCCGATCCCGAATGGGTGACGACCGCCGAGCAGGCGCTGACGACCGTCGATAAGGGCAAGCGCTGCGAGCTCATCAAGCAGGCCCAGAAGATCGAGTATGACCGCGGCGGCTACATCGTGTGGGGCTTCCCGAACGCGATCGACGCCTACGCCACGAAGGTGCATGGGCTGACCCCTGACAAGAGCGGCATACCGCTGACCGGTTATCGGTTCCGCCAGGTGTGGGTCAGCGAATAA
- a CDS encoding ABC transporter permease — protein MMFRLIAKRVLVGILILWVISVVIFLATQTLPGDAAQAILGRQATPDRLAALREQLHLNESPISQYFKWLGGVFTLDFGSSLSNGRAVTTVIGPLFLNSLVLMAAAAIVSTPIALALGAWSALRRDKLVDHVTSSATLIFAAVPEFVVGMILVIVFATGALRILPAVYVGTGPAWGNPTQLILPVVTLVLSVGPYIVRSMRATMLEVLESQYVQQARLKGLSERTVLLRHALPNAVGPVVQVIALQLAYLMGGAVVIEFLFRYPGIGNALIDAVRNRDLPVIQALTLIIATVYIVVNLIADIISLVANPKVRTAAR, from the coding sequence ATGATGTTTCGGCTTATTGCCAAACGAGTCCTCGTCGGAATCCTCATACTGTGGGTGATTTCGGTGGTCATTTTCCTGGCGACCCAGACGCTGCCCGGCGACGCCGCGCAAGCGATTCTGGGCCGCCAGGCGACCCCCGACCGGCTCGCCGCACTCCGCGAGCAGCTTCATCTCAACGAGTCACCGATCAGCCAGTACTTCAAGTGGCTCGGCGGGGTGTTCACTCTCGACTTCGGCAGTTCGTTATCCAACGGCCGGGCGGTCACGACGGTGATCGGGCCGCTGTTCCTGAATTCGCTCGTCCTGATGGCGGCGGCCGCGATCGTTAGTACGCCGATCGCCCTCGCGCTTGGAGCGTGGAGCGCGTTGCGCAGGGACAAGCTCGTCGATCACGTGACTAGTAGCGCGACGCTGATCTTCGCGGCGGTCCCCGAGTTTGTGGTCGGCATGATCCTCGTGATCGTGTTTGCCACCGGAGCGCTGCGAATCCTTCCCGCGGTGTACGTCGGAACCGGGCCGGCGTGGGGCAATCCCACCCAGTTAATCCTTCCCGTAGTGACGCTGGTGCTGTCGGTTGGTCCCTACATCGTCCGGTCGATGCGGGCGACCATGTTGGAGGTGCTGGAGAGCCAGTATGTCCAGCAGGCCCGGCTCAAAGGCCTGTCCGAGCGCACGGTTCTACTGCGCCACGCCCTGCCCAACGCCGTGGGCCCAGTCGTGCAGGTGATCGCGCTGCAGCTCGCCTACCTCATGGGCGGCGCGGTCGTCATCGAATTCCTCTTCCGCTATCCGGGAATCGGCAACGCGCTGATCGACGCGGTCCGCAACCGCGACCTCCCGGTGATTCAGGCTCTCACCCTGATTATCGCGACGGTGTACATCGTGGTGAATTTGATCGCCGACATCATCTCGCTCGTCGCCAACCCCAAAGTTAGGACGGCGGCGCGATGA
- a CDS encoding ABC transporter permease has protein sequence MTALPAQDKPDSSSSPPAQIGGSGSGGTRRGLIARSLRQRRAQIGLVLVSIVILVVVLGPLIAPYTTTEFVGKPFEQSSSGTVFGTDSLGRDVWSRFLGGGHTLLILAVLATILGVGGGALVGILAAYRRGWIDETIMRLGDIALAFPEIVLALLFLSIIGPEMWLMVLLVGLAHLPRVARVMRGAALSVVERDFVKSAEAVGIPRWKIMLTEILPNTTGTLAVEFGLRLTYSIGIVAGLNFLGLGLQPPAADWGLMINENRVGITVQMWPVLLPVVAIAILTVGTNLITDGIARASAGIGRGVEK, from the coding sequence ATGACCGCACTACCAGCGCAGGACAAACCCGACAGCTCGAGCTCTCCGCCCGCGCAAATCGGCGGCTCAGGGTCGGGCGGCACGCGGCGGGGGCTGATCGCGCGGAGCCTTCGCCAGCGCCGCGCACAAATCGGACTCGTGCTGGTCTCGATCGTGATCCTCGTGGTCGTGCTCGGCCCACTGATCGCGCCGTACACCACGACCGAGTTTGTGGGGAAGCCGTTCGAACAGTCTTCGAGCGGGACGGTCTTCGGCACTGACTCACTCGGCCGAGACGTGTGGAGCCGTTTTCTTGGTGGTGGGCACACGCTGTTGATACTTGCCGTCCTCGCCACCATCTTGGGCGTGGGCGGGGGAGCCCTAGTCGGGATACTGGCGGCGTACCGACGAGGCTGGATCGACGAGACGATCATGCGGCTTGGCGATATCGCGCTCGCATTCCCCGAGATCGTGCTGGCGCTGCTGTTCCTCAGCATTATTGGGCCAGAGATGTGGCTGATGGTGTTGTTGGTCGGCCTGGCTCATTTGCCTCGGGTAGCGCGCGTCATGCGCGGTGCCGCGTTGAGTGTGGTCGAGCGGGACTTCGTTAAGTCTGCCGAGGCGGTCGGCATCCCTCGCTGGAAGATCATGCTTACCGAGATCCTGCCCAACACGACCGGCACTCTCGCGGTTGAATTTGGCTTGCGATTGACCTACTCCATCGGCATTGTGGCTGGTCTGAACTTCCTCGGACTGGGCCTGCAGCCGCCCGCCGCGGACTGGGGCCTGATGATCAATGAGAACCGCGTCGGCATCACCGTCCAGATGTGGCCGGTACTACTTCCCGTCGTCGCAATCGCGATCCTGACGGTCGGCACCAACCTGATCACCGACGGAATCGCGCGTGCCTCAGCAGGAATCGGCCGAGGGGTGGAAAAGTAG
- a CDS encoding ABC transporter ATP-binding protein, with protein sequence MTTNPTLDVQDLQITGRPSDAQIVRQISLQVLPGEVLGVVGESGSGKTTLGLALLNYCKSGTYISAGSIVIDGNEITALQGNDLQALRGGTVAYIPQSPAAALNPALRIGTQLDECMPATTSPSDRAQRIREVMKEVALPEGREFLRRYPHQLSGGQQQRIAIAMAFVSRPRLIVLDEPTTGLDVTTQATVLQTVRELCQMYQCAAVYISHDMAVVAELVDHIAVMYSGSVVEFGPMEQVLARPQHPYTNRLLLAVPDLHAARPMVGIGGYAPSPMNRPGGCDFAPRCPLAEEACRTSAPEPRTIGERSFARCHRIGVPLPPPEHHTLPPETKDQSAEVLLDAKNIRGRYGKLVVLEDVSIQLRAGECLALLGESGSGKTTLSRIIAGLHREFDGDLTFRDEALAASSFSRTPTQRGRIQYIFQDPYESLNPRRTVRELVLQPLRALKQKVADPESLVAESLERVALRADMAGRYPDQLSGGERQRVAVARALVTKPEVLICDEITSALDVSVQSSLIELLQSLQIGMGLSLLFITHNIALVRNIAQRVAVLQDGEIVEVSDVKHAFTDSAHPYTRSLITSTPNLRLPQSALPVSLPARQQGDS encoded by the coding sequence ATGACCACGAACCCAACCCTCGACGTACAAGACCTCCAGATCACTGGCCGCCCCTCTGATGCGCAGATCGTGCGACAGATCAGCCTCCAGGTACTGCCTGGCGAAGTACTGGGTGTGGTCGGCGAATCCGGGTCTGGCAAGACGACGCTCGGCCTAGCGCTGCTGAACTACTGCAAGTCCGGGACGTACATCTCGGCCGGCAGCATCGTCATCGACGGCAACGAGATCACCGCCTTGCAGGGCAACGACCTCCAGGCGTTACGCGGCGGCACGGTGGCGTACATCCCCCAGTCCCCGGCCGCGGCACTCAATCCGGCGCTGCGGATCGGAACGCAGCTCGACGAATGTATGCCCGCGACGACCTCGCCTTCGGACAGGGCGCAGCGCATCCGCGAAGTGATGAAAGAGGTCGCGCTGCCGGAGGGGCGAGAGTTCTTACGGCGCTACCCGCATCAGCTCTCCGGGGGTCAACAGCAGCGCATTGCCATCGCGATGGCGTTCGTATCTCGTCCACGTCTGATCGTGCTCGACGAACCGACCACCGGTCTCGATGTCACCACGCAGGCGACGGTGTTGCAAACCGTGCGCGAACTGTGCCAGATGTACCAGTGCGCCGCGGTCTACATCAGCCACGATATGGCCGTCGTCGCGGAGCTCGTCGATCACATCGCGGTGATGTACTCCGGCTCGGTCGTCGAGTTCGGGCCGATGGAGCAGGTGCTCGCCCGGCCGCAGCACCCTTATACCAATCGGCTGCTGCTCGCCGTACCCGATCTGCATGCGGCGCGGCCCATGGTCGGTATCGGCGGCTATGCGCCCTCGCCGATGAATCGACCTGGCGGTTGCGATTTTGCTCCGCGGTGCCCGCTCGCCGAAGAAGCGTGCCGCACATCGGCGCCCGAACCCCGGACGATCGGCGAGCGAAGTTTCGCCCGCTGCCACCGGATCGGCGTACCGCTGCCGCCACCGGAGCATCACACCCTGCCACCGGAGACGAAGGACCAGTCGGCCGAAGTCCTCCTCGATGCCAAGAACATTCGCGGTCGATACGGCAAACTGGTGGTCCTCGAAGATGTGTCAATTCAGCTGCGGGCTGGCGAATGTCTTGCGCTGCTGGGTGAATCGGGTAGCGGCAAGACAACTCTGTCACGCATCATCGCCGGTCTGCATCGGGAGTTCGACGGCGACCTGACCTTTCGCGATGAGGCGCTCGCGGCGAGCAGTTTCTCCCGTACGCCGACGCAGCGGGGCCGGATCCAATACATTTTCCAGGACCCGTACGAGTCGCTCAACCCACGCCGAACTGTCCGTGAACTGGTGCTTCAACCGCTGCGCGCGTTGAAGCAAAAAGTGGCCGATCCCGAGTCACTGGTCGCCGAAAGCCTGGAGCGGGTGGCTTTGCGGGCGGACATGGCCGGTAGATATCCCGATCAGCTCAGCGGTGGCGAGCGCCAGCGAGTGGCTGTTGCCCGGGCACTGGTGACAAAACCGGAAGTGCTCATCTGCGACGAGATCACCTCGGCCCTCGACGTATCGGTGCAGTCATCGCTGATCGAGCTGCTGCAGTCACTGCAGATCGGGATGGGTCTGAGCCTGCTGTTCATTACTCACAACATCGCTCTGGTGCGCAACATTGCGCAGCGGGTCGCCGTACTTCAAGACGGCGAGATCGTCGAGGTCAGCGATGTCAAGCACGCTTTCACCGATAGCGCACATCCCTATACGCGGTCGCTGATCACCAGTACGCCGAACTTGCGGCTGCCGCAGTCCGCGTTGCCGGTGTCGCTTCCTGCACGTCAACAAGGAGATTCATGA
- a CDS encoding alpha/beta fold hydrolase, with protein MSDTSLSFAGQRAFDPLGPTVLSTTTPEGRGLHYIDEGDPSWTTLVFFGGAGTTVRAFGLLEFARTFRQELKVRVISVERNGLGQTEFDPAYGPTEYAADVHWLLDKLEVETCSLISISGGGPYSAEVAAMRPERIRSFHIACAFSSQLTDHPRLPVTEESVRALTTDPVSWWRYTGDSPVHRIPGFADSTYEEAVREFFVRGQMGDPAPLLHAMELRNRSLPDLSAVTAPVYLYWGTEDAAVPIAYMEHWASLLSNVRARRVYEGEGHDVQYRHWDQIIADVATLDDKILISDADGTRLIDGSAVPAALENGGWLGLQPWKP; from the coding sequence ATGAGTGACACGTCATTGAGCTTCGCCGGCCAGCGGGCCTTCGATCCACTAGGGCCCACCGTGCTGAGCACCACGACACCCGAGGGTCGGGGGTTGCACTACATCGACGAAGGCGATCCATCTTGGACGACACTGGTCTTCTTCGGCGGCGCAGGTACGACGGTGCGTGCATTCGGACTGCTCGAGTTCGCGCGCACGTTTCGACAGGAGCTGAAGGTCCGGGTGATCTCGGTCGAGCGCAACGGTCTCGGGCAAACCGAGTTCGATCCGGCGTACGGTCCGACCGAGTACGCCGCAGACGTGCACTGGCTACTCGACAAACTTGAGGTCGAGACCTGTTCGCTGATCTCGATTTCCGGTGGCGGTCCGTACTCCGCCGAGGTGGCTGCAATGCGGCCCGAACGGATCCGCTCATTCCATATTGCGTGTGCGTTTTCAAGCCAGCTAACTGACCATCCGCGGCTGCCGGTGACCGAGGAGTCCGTGCGCGCACTCACCACCGATCCGGTGAGTTGGTGGCGCTACACCGGGGACAGCCCGGTGCACCGGATCCCAGGATTCGCCGACTCGACGTACGAGGAAGCGGTACGGGAGTTCTTCGTGCGCGGTCAGATGGGCGACCCTGCGCCGCTGCTACACGCGATGGAACTGCGAAATCGATCGCTTCCCGACCTAAGCGCGGTGACGGCGCCGGTGTATTTGTACTGGGGCACCGAGGACGCCGCCGTGCCGATCGCTTATATGGAGCACTGGGCGAGTCTGTTGTCCAACGTCCGGGCGCGCCGCGTGTATGAGGGCGAAGGACACGACGTGCAGTACCGGCATTGGGATCAGATCATCGCCGACGTGGCAACGCTCGATGACAAGATCCTGATCAGCGACGCCGACGGGACTCGACTGATCGATGGGTCTGCCGTACCAGCCGCACTCGAGAATGGCGGCTGGCTGGGATTGCAGCCCTGGAAACCCTGA
- a CDS encoding ester cyclase, which yields MSLEENKAVVGRWFTEFWGSDFNPAVIDELASPDIRFHYSLHEPMTGRDEVRDFATRFRTAFPDLNFWGTADLIAEGDYVSASGKVAAPTAAPPPLKICQ from the coding sequence ATGTCGCTCGAAGAGAACAAGGCAGTCGTCGGACGGTGGTTCACCGAATTCTGGGGCAGCGACTTCAACCCCGCTGTTATTGACGAACTCGCCTCCCCCGATATCCGCTTTCACTACTCGCTACACGAGCCAATGACTGGCCGCGACGAGGTCCGTGACTTTGCAACCCGTTTCCGCACCGCATTCCCCGACCTCAACTTCTGGGGTACCGCCGACCTCATCGCCGAGGGCGACTATGTGTCGGCCAGTGGGAAGGTGGCGGCACCCACAGCGGCCCCGCCGCCTTTGAAGATCTGCCAATAG
- a CDS encoding MGMT family protein, with translation MYTRHALVETKIEQVMIVASDNVVTRLCFMHGTNQPSPETSGEEVTIGRDDPRSERVGKAVDANSLCIFIPCHRVLSGDGRLTDYAGGPEWKRALMDLESSAQTHAGRWFFCDR, from the coding sequence ATGTATACGCGCCACGCTCTGGTAGAGACCAAGATCGAACAGGTCATGATCGTCGCGAGCGACAACGTAGTCACGCGGCTTTGCTTCATGCACGGCACTAATCAGCCGTCGCCGGAAACCTCCGGCGAGGAGGTTACTATCGGTCGGGACGACCCGCGCTCAGAGCGGGTAGGCAAAGCGGTGGACGCTAACTCGCTGTGCATCTTCATTCCCTGCCATCGCGTGCTCAGCGGGGATGGCAGGCTAACCGATTACGCCGGTGGCCCTGAATGGAAGCGAGCCTTAATGGATCTCGAATCATCCGCTCAGACGCATGCCGGACGCTGGTTCTTTTGCGACCGATGA